The following proteins are encoded in a genomic region of Deltaproteobacteria bacterium:
- a CDS encoding MFS transporter: MSQGTFALLGTRRFAGFFVTQFLGAMNDNIFKNVLMIMIAYRFSSEATSGLLINLAAGLFILPFFLLSPMAGQLADKFEKAMLIRIVKASEIAFMLLGTVGFMVDSLPLLLVTLLLMGIHSTFFGPIKYSILPQHLAEDELVSGNALVSMGTFIAILLGTIIGGTLAENRTALVTGGTVVAVAVAGFFASRTIPPAPAAAPTLRIDWNPFTQMAAMTRLLRSQPGVTSAVMGISWFWYVGSTVLAQLPNFTRHALYGNEQVVILLLTNFAIAISIGAAICAKVSRGKIETGLVLVGAVGMSVFTADLFFMHKAAALAPSDALGSAWGLATGPSAMAFMRAVTDLFLTGISSAFFIVPLYALMQHRSDPSLRSRIVAINNVYNSVFMVGSALLAMTVFKAGLTTVDLLLITAGLNLVFAAVLAWRNSEYPRRTLALLTRGQHGDEPA, translated from the coding sequence ATGTCACAGGGTACCTTCGCACTATTAGGCACAAGAAGATTTGCGGGCTTTTTTGTCACGCAGTTTCTAGGAGCCATGAACGACAACATCTTCAAGAACGTGCTCATGATCATGATTGCTTACCGTTTCAGCAGCGAGGCTACCTCTGGCCTTTTGATCAACCTCGCGGCCGGACTTTTTATTTTACCGTTTTTTCTCCTGTCGCCCATGGCAGGACAGTTGGCTGATAAATTTGAAAAGGCGATGCTCATTCGCATTGTCAAAGCCAGTGAGATTGCCTTCATGCTCCTGGGCACCGTCGGGTTTATGGTCGACAGCTTGCCGTTGCTTTTAGTGACGCTGCTGCTGATGGGCATCCATTCGACTTTTTTTGGCCCCATCAAGTACAGCATCTTGCCGCAGCATCTCGCCGAGGACGAGCTAGTCAGTGGCAACGCTTTGGTGAGCATGGGTACTTTTATTGCGATCCTGCTCGGCACGATCATCGGTGGAACTTTGGCCGAGAACCGCACCGCTCTTGTGACAGGCGGAACCGTGGTGGCCGTAGCGGTAGCAGGATTTTTTGCCTCACGCACCATACCGCCAGCGCCAGCTGCGGCACCAACGCTTAGGATAGACTGGAACCCATTTACCCAGATGGCGGCGATGACGCGTCTTCTGCGGTCACAACCGGGCGTGACGAGCGCTGTGATGGGTATTTCGTGGTTTTGGTACGTGGGTTCCACGGTACTAGCCCAGTTGCCAAACTTCACGCGGCATGCCTTGTACGGCAACGAGCAAGTGGTGATTCTACTACTCACGAACTTTGCTATCGCTATCAGTATCGGTGCAGCTATTTGTGCCAAAGTGTCGCGCGGCAAGATCGAAACCGGGCTCGTGCTCGTCGGTGCTGTCGGTATGAGCGTGTTCACGGCGGATCTATTTTTTATGCACAAGGCAGCTGCGCTTGCACCGTCGGACGCACTCGGATCCGCATGGGGTCTGGCCACCGGGCCCTCTGCCATGGCTTTTATGCGCGCTGTTACCGATCTGTTCCTCACAGGAATCAGCAGCGCCTTTTTTATCGTGCCACTTTATGCACTGATGCAACACCGCAGCGATCCCTCACTACGTTCGCGAATAGTTGCCATCAACAACGTCTACAACTCGGTCTTTATGGTCGGGTCAGCGCTACTGGCTATGACGGTTTTTAAAGCTGGTCTCACCACTGTTGATCTGCTGCTCATCACGGCAGGTCTCAACTTGGTATTTGCCGCCGTACTCGCTTGGAGAAACAGCGAATACCCTAGGCGAACCCTAGCCCTCTTGACTAGAGGGCAGCATGGAGACGAACCAGCTTAG
- a CDS encoding tetratricopeptide repeat protein: MMHVKQITEIIDAGATDEAHEALEQLLSLGPNNTAALKLQARLYEYAGRFREESRVWDRIASIDREDADAVAYLLRRQVEDREHFYFTDEVPGGGRRFAAYPRSLMQLSAIGLIGCISFLLMTRLAVAYSFLEAPEVMLPTFAALVVAPWIAIIAVFVKAIRYVTVSPTGITVGTRLRLHSFNWSDLSRVALVQTLRPRGPKLSLMLMPKNPSSKPVEIDLTLGATAIRARTYLLQDIARFHCEPEYLKREALNLASTKVASF; encoded by the coding sequence ATGATGCACGTCAAACAAATTACCGAGATCATCGACGCCGGTGCTACCGACGAGGCTCACGAGGCTTTAGAGCAACTTTTGTCGCTAGGCCCAAACAATACGGCAGCATTGAAGCTCCAGGCCCGCCTGTACGAATATGCCGGCAGGTTTCGCGAGGAGAGTCGTGTTTGGGACCGCATTGCGAGCATCGACCGCGAGGACGCCGACGCCGTGGCCTATCTCCTGCGGCGCCAGGTGGAAGACCGCGAGCACTTTTACTTTACCGACGAGGTGCCAGGGGGCGGGCGGCGCTTTGCGGCCTACCCACGCAGCCTCATGCAGTTATCGGCTATCGGACTTATCGGCTGCATCAGCTTCCTACTCATGACGCGCCTGGCGGTGGCCTACTCGTTTCTCGAAGCCCCCGAGGTGATGCTACCTACTTTTGCTGCTTTGGTGGTCGCTCCTTGGATTGCCATCATTGCGGTCTTTGTGAAGGCGATCCGCTACGTGACCGTCTCACCTACCGGGATAACCGTCGGCACTCGACTCAGACTTCATTCCTTTAACTGGAGCGACCTTAGCCGCGTGGCATTGGTTCAGACGCTGCGCCCCAGGGGTCCGAAGCTGTCCCTGATGCTAATGCCCAAGAACCCGTCGAGCAAACCCGTTGAGATCGATCTGACGCTGGGTGCTACGGCGATCCGGGCACGCACCTATCTACTCCAAGACATTGCGAGATTTCATTGCGAGCCCGAATACTTGAAGCGTGAGGCTCTGAATCTCGCGAGCACCAAGGTGGCGAGCTTTTAG